In one window of Solanum pennellii chromosome 2, SPENNV200 DNA:
- the LOC107011296 gene encoding 30S ribosomal protein S5, chloroplastic: protein MAASSLSTFSSLSLRTPSRFSPFVSQPHHTFFMPKTIQSPFHLLLNPTKFDPIKPNSTTAETTFFDNTDPEEISTYDPPERPEDFIEPASFDDGPMESEEEIAKAYEELYGAAYSGETFLGNDIYAMDSKVKKTTSFGKTKKEKAKDGFDERVVQVRRVTKVVKGGKQLHFRAVVVVGDKKGQVGVGVGKAKEVIAAVQKSAVNARRNLITVPMTKYLTFPHRSEGDFGAARVMLRPAAPGTGVIAGGAVRIVLEMAGVENALGKQLGSNNALNNARATVVAVQQMRQFSEVAQERGIPMEELWK, encoded by the exons ATGGCAGCGTCTTCTCTCTCCAccttctcttctctctctctacGCACCCCATCTCGCTTTTCTCCTTTTGTATCCCAACCCCACCATACATTCTTCATGCCAAAAACCATCCAGTCACCATTTCATCTCCTCTTAAACCCAACAAAATTCGACCCCATTAAACCAAATTCTACAACTGCTGAAACCACTTTCTTTGACAACACAGACCCAGAGGAAATCTCCACTTATGACCCTCCAGAGCGTCCTGAAGACTTTATAGAACCAGCATCTTTCGATGACGGTCCAATGGAGTCTGAAGAAGAAATTGCAAAAGCTTATGAAGAGCTTTATGGGGCTGCTTATAGCGGAGAGACTTTTCTTGGGAATGACATATATGCAATGGATTCTAAGGTGAAAAAGACTACTTCGTTTGGGAAAACCAAGAAGGAGAAGGCCAAAGATGGGTTTGACGAGAGAGTGGTGCAAGTTAGGAGAGTTACTAAGGTTGTTAAAGGTGGAAAGCAATTGCATTTTAGGGCTGTTGTGGTTGTGGGTGATAAAAAAGGGCAAGTAGGTGTTGGAGTTGGTAAAGCTAAAGAGGTTATTGCTGCAGTGCAAAAGTCTGCTGTTAATGCTAGGAGGAATCTCATTACTGTGCCTATGACTAAGTACTTAACTTTCCCCCACAG ATCTGAGGGAGACTTTGGAGCAGCAAGGGTGATGCTTAGACCAGCAGCCCCTGGTACTGGAGTGATTGCTGGTGGTGCTGTGCGGATCGTTCTTGAAATGGCTGGTGTTGAGAATGCTTTGGGGAAGCAGCTTGGAAGTAACAATGCCCTCAACAATGCAAGAGCCACTGTTGTTGCTGTTCAGCAGATGAGGCAATTCAGTGAAGTTGCTCAAGAACGTGGCATTCCCATGGAAGAACTCTGGAAATGA
- the LOC107011710 gene encoding transcriptional corepressor LEUNIG isoform X2, with protein MSTDFHPTKLGLLSSCDTSNDIRLWDVNRGECDLIFKGGSRHVRFQPQRGDFLASSSGNVVNIFDVETSSIQKKLQGHVKDIRSICWHVSGRYLASVSEDSARIWSVSDGKCLYELCSGGNKFQSCTFHPGHVQVLVIGSFEFLELWNPFYQSSTTQSYSAHTDIITSLAGSPLGGTIASVSHDQWIKIWT; from the exons ATGTCTACGGATTTTCATCCAACAAAGTTGGGCCTCCTCAGTTCTTGTGATACCAGCAACGACATTAGACTGTGGGATGTCAATAGGGGTGAATGCGACCTCATTTTTAAG GGAGGTAGTAGACACGTTAGATTTCAACCTCAACGTGGGGACTTTTTGGCAAGTTCTAGTGGAAATgttgtaaatatttttgatgTCGAAACTAGCAGCATTCAAAAAAAGTTACAA GGACATGTCAAAGACATCCGCTCAATCTGCTGGCATGTGAGTGGGAGATACCTGGCATCCGTGAGTGAAGATAGTGCACGGATATGGTCTGTTAGTGATGGGAAGTGTTTATATGAATTGTGCTCTGGTGGCAATAAGTTCCAGTCATGCACTTTTCACCCAGGGCACGTTCAAGTGTTGGTGATTGGTTCCTTTGAG TTCCTAGAGCTGTGGAATCCTTTCTACCAGAGCAGCACAACTCAATCATATAGTGCACATACTGATATAATTACTTCACTAGCAGGTTCACCTTTGGGTGGAACCATAGCTTCAGTGAGCCATGACCAGTGGATCAAGATATGGACCTGA